A stretch of Castanea sativa cultivar Marrone di Chiusa Pesio chromosome 2, ASM4071231v1 DNA encodes these proteins:
- the LOC142625011 gene encoding uncharacterized protein At4g02000-like: MADDVIHSLENMKLTTEEEEVIAISDEGRQEEIERCSQSLIGNFLTCKTFNKRAAQSTLKRAWGLENRVLLLIRWQSGMTASNVRFESASVWVQIWGAPFDMVSLKVAEEIGSRLGVVEEVEKRQKKDAPNFFMRVKVALPISKPIRRGAIRAGSSGQRTWVTFKYERLSLFCHHCGLLGHDLKHCAQYFALTKNKGEVACQYGEWMKASGIRVRSPSRRGQAREADDQRSDERNAKSQ; encoded by the exons ATGGCGGATGATGTGATACATAGTTTGGAGAATATGAAGTTGACTACGGAGGAGGAAGAAGTTATTGCTATTTCAGATGAGGGAAGGCAGGAGGAGATTGAGAGATGTTCTCAGAGTTTGATTGGGAATTTTCTCACTTGTAAGACTTTTAATAAGAGGGCTGCTCAGAGTACATTGAAGAGAGCTTGGGGTTTAGAGAATAGA GTTTTATTGTTAATCAGGTGGCAATCTGGGATGACTGCAAGCAATGTCAGGTTTGAATCAGCCTCCGTTTGGGTGCAAATTTGGGGGGCCCCGTTTGATATGGTTTCTCTGAAAGTTGCAGAAGAGATTGGTAGCCGTCTAGGGGTGGTGGAGGAAGTGGAGAAGAGGCAGAAAAAGGATGCGCCAAACTTTTTTATGAGAGTAAAGGTTGCACTCCCTATATCCAAGCCTATTCGGAGAGGGGCTATCCGGGCTGGATCGAGTGGACAGAGGACATGGGTAACGTTTAAGTATGAAAGGCTATCCCTCTTTTGCCATCATTGTGGGTTGCTTGGACATGATCTTAAACATTGTGCTCAGTACTTTGCATTAACTAAGAATAAGGGGGAGGTAGCATGCCAATATGGGGAATGGATGAAGGCATCAGGAATTCGTGTCCGTTCACCAAGTCGTAGAGGTCAAGCTCGAGAGGCGGATGATCAGAGGTCTGATGAGAGGAATGCTAAGTCACAATAG
- the LOC142623282 gene encoding transcription factor MYB14-like, producing the protein MVRAPCCEKMGLKKGPWTPQEDQILISYIQKYGHGNWRALPKQAGLLRCGKSCRLRWTNYLRPDIKRGNFSIEEEETIIKLHEMLGNRWSAIAARLPGRTDNEIKNVWHTHLKKRLKQNQANPETKLQPTNCDSNAPVQSESSSLTVPSQQGFESPAYTTMSPQTSSSDDISSATDASMTTIDQNNMTDNIKGEHIDIWETFPTIDEEFWSDAPLAENISMASSLLPNNDELLQAQFPFNSTELVEPDYSDGSNIIDDGMDFWYNLFIGAGGSPELSEF; encoded by the exons ATGGTGAGAGCTCCTTGCTGTGAAAAGATGGGACTAAAGAAGGGTCCTTGGACTCCTCAAGAAGATCAGATTCTAATCTCCTACATCCAAAAATATGGCCATGGAAATTGGCGTGCGCTCCCAAAACAAGCTG GTCTACTAAGATGTGGAAAGAGTTGCAGACTCCGCTGGACAAATTACTTAAGGCCAGATATCAAGAGAGGAAACTTCAGCATAGAAGAAGAGGAAACTATCATTAAGTTGCATGAAATGCTAGGAAATAG GTGGTCAGCAATTGCAGCAAGATTACCAGGAAGAACtgacaatgaaataaaaaatgtctGGCACACCCATCTGAAGAAAAGACTCAAACAAAACCAGGCCAATCCAGAAACCAAGCTTCAACCTACAAATTGTGATTCCAATGCCCCAGTGCAATCAGAATCCTCCAGCTTGACTGTTCCTTCACAGCAAGGGTTTGAGAGTCCAGCATATACAACAATGTCCCCACAAACATCTTCTAGTGATGATATTTCATCGGCCACAGACGCTTCAATGACAACCATTGACCAAAACAACATGACCGATAATATTAAGGGTGAACACATTGATATCTGGGAAACTTTTCCCACAATCGATGAAGAGTTTTGGTCTGACGCACCTTTGGCTGAAAATATAAGCATGGCATCGAGTTTATTGCCAAACAATGATGAGTTATTACAAGCCCAATTTCCATTCAACTCAACTGAGTTAGTGGAACCAGACTATAGCGATGGCTCAAATATTATTGATGATGGCATGGACTTTTGGTACAACCTTTTCATTGGAGCTGGGGGCTCACCTGAATTatcagaattttaa
- the LOC142625012 gene encoding uncharacterized protein LOC142625012 translates to MAATEGMIYKLNFDAAVSMDASASGVGVIIRNERGEVMAALSSRGSAVMDSEKAEVLACRQAMEFAIDAGFADLIVEGDNSTVMKSIVSAQTDWSRLGNIYDDIRCLAGRMRHMEFQGVRRSANGVAHSLARFAKHISEDIVWLEESPPPALEALFLDSIAIGT, encoded by the coding sequence ATGGCTGCCACTGAAGGTATGATATATAAACTAAATTTTGATGCAGCGGTTTCCATGGATGCTTCAGCTTCAGGTGTTGGTGTGATTATTCGGAATGAAAGGGGTGAGGTTATGGCAGCGTTGTCATCAAGGGGCAGTGCAGTGATGGATAGTGAAAAGGCAGAGGTTTTGGCGTGTAGACAAGCTATGGAATTTGCGATAGATGCTGGGTTTGCTGATTTAATTGTGGAGGGAGATAATTCAACTGTGATGAAGTCTATTGTCTCAGCTCAGACAGATTGGTCTCGATTGGGAAATATTTATGATGATATTCGTTGCTTGGCTGGAAGGATGCGACATATGGAATTTCAGGGCGTTCGACGTAGCGCCAATGGGGTAGCACATTCTTTAGCTCGTTTTGCTAAGCATATTAGTGAGGatattgtttggttggaggagtctCCTCCACCAGCTTTAGAAGCTTTGTTTTTGGACTCAATTGCTATTGGTACTTAA
- the LOC142624453 gene encoding malate dehydrogenase, with protein sequence MGKEPVRVLVTGAAGQIGYALVPMIARGVMLGPDQPVILHMLDIPPAAEALNGVKMELVDAAFPLLKGVVATTDVVEGCTGVNIAIMVGGFPRKEGMERKDVMSKNVSIYKSQASALEQHAAANCKVLVVANPANTNALILKEFAPSIPEKNITCLTRLDHNRALGQISERLNVQVSDVKNAIIWGNHSSTQYPDVNHATVKTPSGEKPVRELVADDAWLHGEFIATVQQRGAAIIKARKLSSALSAASSACDHIRDWVLGTPEGTWVSMGVYSDGSYNVPAGLIYSFPVTCRNGEWTIVQGLSIDELSRKKLDLTAEELTEEKALAYSCLS encoded by the exons ATGGGGAAAGAACCAGTTCGCGTTCTCGTTACTGGAGCTGCAG GACAAATCGGATATGCTCTTGTGCCCATGATTGCTAGGGGAGTGATGTTGGGTCCTGACCAGCCCGTGATTCTGCACATGCTCGATATCCCACCTGCTGCAGAGGCATTGAATGGAGTGAAAATGGAGTTGGTGGATGCCGCATTCCCCCTTCTTAAAG GTGTTGTTGCTACAACTGATGTTGTTGAGGGTTGCACTGGGGTCAACATTGCAATCATGGTTGGTGGGTTCCCAAGGAAAGAAGGCATGGAAAGGAAAGACGTGATGTCTAAAAATGTTTCGATATATAAGTCTCAGGCTTCTGCCCTTGAACAGCATGCAGCTGCAAACTGCAAG GTTTTGGTTGTTGCCAACCCCGCAAACACCAATGCATTGATCTTGAAGGAGTTCGCACCATCTATCCCTGAGAAAAACATTACTTGTTTGACAAGACTGGATCATAACAGAGCTTTGGGCCAGATTTCTGAGAGACTGAATGTCCAGGTTTCTGACGTCAAGAATGCTATTATCTGGGGAAATCATTCATCGACCCAGTACCCTGATGTTAACCATGCAACTGTGAAAACACCATCAGGAGAGAAGCCTGTCCGTGAGCTTGTTGCTGATGATGCTTG GTTGCATGGAGAATTCATAGCCACTGTCCAACAACGTGGTGCTGCAATCATCAAAGCTAGAAAGCTATCTAGTGCATTGTCTGCTGCCAGCTCTGCTTGTGACCACATACGTGATTGGGTCCTTGGAACCCCAGAG GGCACTTGGGTTTCCATGGGGGTATACTCTGATGGTTCATACAATGTACCAGCTGGACTCATTTATTCATTCCCTGTCACTTGTCGCAATGGAGAGTGGACGATAGTTCAAG GACTTTCAATTGATGAGCTCTCAAGGAAGAAGTTAGACTTGACAGCAGAGGAGCTCACCGAGGAGAAAGCCTTGGCTTACTCATGCCTCTCTTGA